Proteins encoded in a region of the Bacteroidales bacterium genome:
- a CDS encoding LytTR family DNA-binding domain-containing protein: protein NIKVIFISAFNQYAIKAFKYSAVDYILKPINILEFIKAVNKAINFIEKHNNYSILLENIKSDFPSKLAMNISTGVEFIDINDIIYIEGDGRYSKIFVKGGKEYLEAKIISYFEEILNEHIFLRIHKSYGFSLKWRCFVIVNIFDSI from the coding sequence AGAATATTAAGGTCATCTTTATTTCAGCTTTTAATCAATATGCAATAAAAGCTTTTAAATACAGTGCCGTTGATTATATACTGAAACCGATAAATATTTTAGAATTTATAAAAGCAGTAAATAAAGCAATAAATTTTATCGAAAAACATAATAATTACAGTATTTTATTAGAAAATATTAAATCAGATTTTCCGTCAAAATTGGCAATGAATATTAGCACAGGAGTTGAGTTTATTGATATAAATGATATTATTTATATTGAAGGAGACGGCAGATATTCTAAAATATTTGTAAAAGGCGGAAAAGAATACCTTGAAGCTAAAATAATATCTTATTTTGAAGAAATATTGAATGAACATATTTTTTTAAGAATTCATAAATCATATGGCTTTAGTTTAAAATGGCGATGTTTTGTTATTGTAAATATTTTTGACAGCATATAA